One part of the Treponema sp. OMZ 787 genome encodes these proteins:
- a CDS encoding UPF0164 family protein gives MKRIFQAVCIAIFLIFSKTSLFCADISNFYSGVSSIFDIFTQKFEGETAFRSLLIPSGGRFEGLGGSFTALSNDISFFDSNPAASALLKETEINVLHNSWIADSKLETAGYTQRKNHLGWGTSLRCFYIPFTEYGTLGEKKASGYYSETFLTANIAYNFFAGYDFKGVSLGGSIKTGIRSMPPFSGQGEAADLDNPEKQYKNAAQQNGYAVLGDFGIMIRANVTKSFYSDEPNFYFGLSLKNFGAPIKGEIPPSYISLGFAYRPVDFFLFGIDLNQGINVVNIKNSGFPYGSLGFMFSITQYFNLLTGIGINGGNPRFTLGGEVNLSGVQISANYTLDLSSQITNISRISVGVKLLLGQDKRDEKLSTVKKLYLEGLKEYNNKNYQNAIDLWKEILTIDKRYDPAIEGIAMAEKQLMLLDEIKRILFLD, from the coding sequence ATGAAGAGAATTTTTCAAGCCGTTTGCATAGCTATTTTTCTCATTTTTTCAAAAACAAGCCTTTTTTGTGCCGATATTTCAAATTTTTATTCGGGCGTATCGTCAATCTTCGATATATTCACACAAAAATTTGAAGGAGAAACAGCTTTTCGTTCCCTGTTAATTCCATCCGGAGGCCGATTTGAAGGGCTCGGAGGGAGCTTTACGGCTCTTTCCAACGATATAAGCTTTTTTGATTCAAACCCGGCCGCAAGTGCTCTTTTAAAAGAAACCGAGATAAACGTTTTGCACAACAGCTGGATAGCCGATTCTAAGCTCGAAACCGCGGGTTATACCCAAAGAAAAAATCATTTAGGCTGGGGAACATCACTCAGGTGTTTTTATATCCCTTTTACGGAATATGGCACATTAGGAGAAAAAAAGGCATCGGGCTACTACAGCGAAACATTTTTAACCGCAAATATAGCCTATAATTTTTTTGCCGGCTATGATTTTAAAGGTGTAAGCCTCGGCGGAAGCATAAAAACAGGAATAAGGTCTATGCCTCCTTTTTCAGGGCAGGGAGAAGCGGCAGATTTAGATAATCCGGAAAAACAGTACAAAAATGCTGCACAACAAAACGGATATGCAGTCCTTGGTGATTTTGGAATAATGATAAGAGCCAATGTTACAAAAAGTTTTTACAGTGATGAGCCTAATTTTTATTTCGGCCTTAGCTTAAAAAATTTCGGGGCTCCCATAAAAGGAGAAATACCTCCTTCATATATATCCCTGGGCTTTGCGTATCGGCCTGTAGATTTCTTTTTGTTCGGAATAGATTTAAATCAGGGAATAAATGTTGTAAACATAAAAAATTCCGGATTTCCTTACGGAAGTTTAGGATTTATGTTTTCGATCACACAATATTTTAATCTTCTGACAGGTATCGGAATTAATGGAGGAAACCCTAGATTTACTTTGGGAGGAGAGGTCAATCTTTCCGGTGTTCAAATTTCTGCAAATTATACCCTCGATCTATCAAGCCAGATTACAAATATAAGCCGTATAAGCGTCGGTGTAAAGCTGCTTTTAGGTCAGGATAAGAGAGACGAAAAACTTAGTACCGTAAAAAAGCTATATCTTGAGGGCTTAAAAGAGTACAACAATAAAAACTATCAAAATGCGATCGATCTTTGGAAAGAAATTTTAACGATAGACAAACGCTATGATCCCGCAATAGAAGGTATCGCCATGGCCGAAAAGCAGCTAATGCTGTTGGATGAAATCAAGAGAATCTTGTTTCTTGACTAA
- a CDS encoding ABC transporter ATP-binding protein: protein MKLFFKYCKEIWKENKPLVSLIYFLTILLACVEITLPLLFKLFIDKTREGIGGGTFALYIFLYTCCLLAGNFLNVFWYQLLDKAGGIILLRVRNNIFKSIANAPFQKISNTGREKIKNILFNDTMSVFSNLTLFGIKIFSNLLMLALFLIFVSVLNPALGALLLLMSGAGFLISLAARKTIKKNSQNVNTELKKTNALTNYFVDSIELFKTNDLEGYIEEKHEKLLKNFIKIARKNDFIQVFLKNLLANINMVFTLLALSLVIVLGKNTSAGDLLFLFFISNMIFSFSTQTEQLISSFYANLPAFEHIEEILKLGKKDSEEKFLKWETLQSLAFENFSFCYNQDNDKKPKTAQSPEPLLNNFNMTFYPGDKVKICGKNGSGKSSLLKLLAGLLEASSGSILINGKNITEYSSQFKKHKILYISQDEFILNETIEKYFEVIKTGLTAKDITSFLKTWDFSKTKTDEELLNFILEDNAKNISGGMRKKLLALKLFARAKEADIILIDEIEAGMDVETVKRYRSERNKILGSSQEKIIFEIAHTEDEDDFFTCLLKIGSGKDIKLIDCMTTTQF from the coding sequence ATGAAACTATTTTTTAAATACTGCAAAGAAATTTGGAAAGAAAACAAACCCCTTGTTTCCCTCATATATTTTTTAACCATCCTCCTTGCCTGCGTTGAAATAACCCTGCCCCTCCTTTTTAAACTCTTCATCGATAAAACAAGGGAAGGAATTGGAGGCGGAACCTTTGCCCTATACATTTTTTTATATACATGCTGTTTATTGGCAGGAAACTTTTTAAATGTTTTTTGGTATCAACTATTGGACAAGGCGGGCGGAATAATCTTATTACGTGTCAGGAATAATATTTTTAAGAGCATCGCAAATGCTCCTTTTCAAAAGATAAGCAATACAGGAAGGGAAAAGATTAAAAATATTTTATTCAATGATACCATGAGCGTTTTTTCAAATCTCACGCTTTTCGGAATCAAGATCTTTTCAAATCTTTTAATGCTTGCCCTATTTTTAATTTTTGTTTCAGTCTTAAATCCTGCCTTGGGTGCTTTACTCCTTCTTATGTCGGGTGCAGGCTTTTTGATTTCTTTAGCGGCGAGAAAAACCATAAAGAAGAATTCTCAAAACGTAAATACAGAACTAAAAAAAACTAACGCCCTTACAAACTACTTTGTTGATTCGATAGAACTCTTTAAAACAAACGATTTGGAAGGCTACATTGAAGAAAAACATGAAAAACTGCTTAAAAATTTTATCAAGATTGCCCGTAAGAATGATTTTATCCAAGTCTTTTTAAAAAATCTTTTGGCAAACATCAACATGGTTTTTACCCTCCTTGCCCTATCCTTGGTTATAGTCTTAGGTAAAAACACTTCGGCAGGAGACTTATTGTTTTTGTTTTTTATCTCGAACATGATATTTTCTTTCAGCACCCAGACCGAGCAGCTGATATCGTCCTTTTATGCAAATCTTCCCGCATTTGAGCACATAGAAGAAATACTAAAACTCGGCAAAAAAGATTCGGAAGAAAAATTTTTAAAATGGGAAACATTGCAATCCCTTGCATTCGAAAATTTTTCCTTTTGCTATAATCAGGATAATGATAAAAAACCAAAAACCGCCCAAAGCCCCGAGCCTCTATTAAATAATTTCAATATGACTTTTTATCCGGGAGATAAGGTAAAAATCTGCGGCAAAAATGGAAGCGGAAAGTCCTCTCTTTTAAAACTTTTAGCGGGTCTTCTTGAAGCTTCAAGCGGTTCGATCCTCATCAATGGGAAAAATATAACGGAATACTCATCTCAATTTAAAAAGCATAAAATTCTTTATATAAGTCAGGATGAGTTCATTTTAAATGAAACAATCGAAAAATATTTTGAAGTTATAAAAACGGGCCTTACAGCGAAAGATATCACAAGCTTTTTAAAGACATGGGATTTTTCAAAAACGAAAACCGATGAAGAGCTTTTAAATTTTATCCTCGAAGACAATGCAAAAAATATTTCAGGAGGCATGAGAAAAAAACTCCTCGCCCTAAAACTTTTTGCCCGTGCAAAGGAAGCCGATATCATACTCATAGACGAAATAGAAGCCGGAATGGATGTAGAAACCGTTAAGCGCTACCGCAGCGAAAGAAACAAGATTTTAGGAAGTTCTCAAGAAAAGATAATTTTTGAGATTGCCCACACCGAAGATGAAGACGATTTTTTCACCTGCCTTCTTAAAATCGGTTCAGGGAAAGATATTAAATTAATAGACTGCATGACTACCACACAGTTTTAA
- a CDS encoding type II toxin-antitoxin system VapC family toxin, with product MYLLDTHTLLWFLKDSPKLSNRALEIITTENEIFFSIVSLWEIVIKKSIGKLDLTSSVQEIEDLCYEKDISLIQIKAKHLDKIIELPNIHSDPFDRLIIAQSIIENLILITKDINIPHYPVKTVW from the coding sequence ATGTATTTGCTCGATACGCATACGTTGTTGTGGTTTTTAAAGGATTCTCCTAAATTGTCAAATAGAGCTCTTGAAATAATAACCACTGAGAATGAAATTTTTTTTAGTATTGTTTCTCTATGGGAAATCGTAATTAAGAAAAGTATAGGTAAACTTGATTTGACCTCTTCCGTTCAGGAGATTGAAGACCTGTGTTATGAAAAAGATATTTCACTTATACAAATTAAAGCAAAACATCTGGATAAAATAATAGAGCTTCCAAATATACATAGCGATCCTTTTGATCGTCTAATTATTGCACAGTCTATAATTGAAAATCTTATTCTTATTACAAAAGATATAAATATTCCTCATTATCCTGTTAAAACTGTGTGGTAG
- a CDS encoding SpoIIE family protein phosphatase — MIYGKKYMKKFLNIFLMFLFFTFSLSAKEFYWENPSVISGRNGHFLKSASNANISASVWEETVKSSDTEGLIYISAGVYVNNKWTINERIIPPIPYTADIPSIVSIAVGNDDSILIALVKNRNTITLLKSTDYGKTYTVKNITTEIYDLLSPQLSVASSGKYLMFISHGANEKFSIYSSSSEDGLNWSPFEEFNFVKKIDRIFLPAHTASAKNDVLVFQALDKNGDRRAYQLFSSFSSDGGNSWSEPVRITDDFNFNNQRPNISYFSSEKSIFMVWEQSPFRSEKNSTAYAVLDNKGRLASPIEVIPSQNGSIFSPRIISYNNKPLISWSESYDGKSSIFIARKEDTNWLIDSVMSINGSVLFVNPFFVDGNLHIVWQEGLRSAKIMHIEPDFEVGKAQLQPVNFDAKTSDGKQKITMKIRFPNDSSGIAGYSYEWSKDTPPESVEPVIKKLKDDSFLVYEPEEDGLWYLGVRICDYAGNWSEMTTVSYERDIVPPSPPVFDLLDLDKKGFLTSNTFDIQWNPPEFDINGKPETAIIGYIWNLSYLGNVEKFISYLKKSDFGFIDDDVVQKVLSDNIQAELNTSKISSVSNKREFKNYENGLYALTVSAVDSFGNIGAPAVKYFALNKYIPYTYVGDVNAVQAMDGSISLSLVGKGFASGGEVSSLYVDADGVAPYDLTIEKKDFSILSDKLISNIKINYLEPGRYYVGLMHSNRGVYFAKKTISFDDIGNIKLGDYGNAYKYNWLLSASDYDFSDYFLIIFFGVFILLVMIFSISGVIHSIKEAIKIKQEVTVLLSGGTMIFKKEKKLSALKVRGGGLRVKFILFTTTLVVSVILTLALPLGFRFSETQERLLAEGLASNTQVLLESLTSGAKAYLPSKNVLELGFLPSQVSALKEATFATITGIHIDNKKIGHNFVWASNDENILSKIDTPELVVGQSELSLLQLEDVYRNLDQIDQEARASVGELADEIQALTNTAVGIALSTDAKSVERRNEIQAAINQMETKLNSELNGLSIKGAGSYPEFNSKKLSRDVTNYLFYKPILYRQTGDRSNFVHGMVYIQVSTKGLIEQIDEATYDLYKIIFIISLGALVIGMAGALILASIITAPIKKLVEHVAMISATEDKELLSGKDVKLKTKDEIGVLGTTINAMTNGLVEAAAASKDLTMGKEIQKMFLPLDVDSAGRKLTCGKTVDDNVEFFGYYEGARGVSGDYFDYIKLDDRYYAIIKCDVAGKGVPAALIMVEVATLFLDYFRDWNYKKNGLKIDQVVARINDLIESRGFKGRFAAFTLCIMDSISGDVHFCNAGDNVINIYDAASKKMKEVILTEVSAAGVFPTFMIDMKGGFKVETVKLNPGDVLFLYTDGIEEAKRLFRNSKLQPVLCEEPGLEKDDEHETHSVGQDGEELGKPRVCEIIENIFSRGSFSLKKWHNPIENEQFDFDFSNLEGSIEDAVLGLVSVEKIFRMYQDPKATETDIVQVDKKIDLFLNKHFRQYQTYCGRRKPNASYNEYLYYTNVREDQQYDDLTILGIKKK, encoded by the coding sequence ATGATTTACGGAAAAAAATACATGAAGAAATTTTTAAACATATTCTTAATGTTTTTATTTTTTACATTCTCATTGTCGGCAAAGGAATTTTATTGGGAAAATCCTTCCGTTATAAGCGGCCGAAACGGACACTTTTTAAAATCGGCTTCGAATGCAAATATTTCTGCATCTGTTTGGGAGGAGACTGTTAAGTCTTCCGATACTGAAGGTTTGATATATATTTCTGCGGGTGTATATGTAAATAATAAATGGACAATCAATGAAAGAATAATTCCGCCTATTCCTTATACGGCCGATATTCCGTCAATAGTTTCTATCGCTGTCGGAAATGATGACAGTATTTTAATTGCATTAGTAAAAAACCGTAATACCATTACTCTTTTAAAAAGTACCGATTACGGTAAAACATATACGGTAAAAAATATTACCACCGAAATATATGATTTGCTTTCTCCTCAACTCTCTGTGGCTTCAAGCGGTAAATATCTTATGTTTATTTCGCACGGAGCAAATGAAAAATTCTCTATATATTCTTCTTCATCGGAAGACGGCCTTAACTGGTCGCCTTTTGAAGAATTTAACTTTGTAAAAAAAATAGACAGAATTTTTCTTCCGGCACATACAGCCTCTGCAAAAAATGATGTTTTGGTTTTTCAAGCCTTGGATAAAAATGGAGACAGACGTGCTTATCAGCTTTTCTCTTCATTTTCGTCGGATGGAGGAAATTCTTGGTCGGAACCTGTAAGAATAACCGATGATTTTAATTTCAATAATCAAAGACCTAATATATCTTATTTTTCTTCCGAAAAGTCTATCTTTATGGTTTGGGAGCAATCTCCTTTCCGAAGCGAAAAAAATTCTACTGCCTATGCAGTTTTGGATAATAAAGGAAGACTCGCTTCTCCCATTGAAGTTATTCCGTCTCAAAATGGAAGTATATTTAGTCCTAGAATTATATCCTATAATAATAAGCCTCTTATATCATGGTCGGAAAGTTATGACGGTAAATCTTCGATTTTTATTGCAAGAAAAGAAGATACTAATTGGCTGATCGATTCGGTCATGTCGATAAACGGCTCCGTACTTTTTGTAAATCCGTTTTTTGTGGATGGAAACCTGCATATTGTTTGGCAGGAAGGACTGCGTTCTGCAAAAATAATGCATATTGAACCTGACTTTGAAGTTGGAAAAGCTCAGCTTCAGCCTGTAAACTTTGATGCTAAAACTTCAGATGGAAAACAAAAAATTACGATGAAGATCCGTTTTCCAAATGATTCGTCGGGTATAGCCGGTTACTCTTACGAATGGTCAAAGGATACTCCTCCTGAATCTGTTGAACCCGTAATTAAAAAATTAAAAGATGACTCTTTTTTAGTGTATGAACCTGAAGAAGACGGTCTTTGGTATTTGGGTGTTAGAATCTGCGACTATGCCGGAAACTGGTCTGAGATGACTACCGTTTCTTATGAAAGAGATATAGTTCCTCCTTCACCTCCTGTTTTTGATTTACTGGATTTAGATAAAAAAGGTTTTTTAACCTCTAATACATTTGATATTCAATGGAATCCGCCGGAGTTTGACATAAACGGAAAACCCGAAACGGCTATAATCGGTTATATATGGAATCTTTCTTATTTGGGTAATGTAGAAAAATTTATTTCATATCTAAAAAAATCCGATTTTGGTTTTATAGATGATGATGTTGTTCAAAAAGTTTTGTCCGATAATATACAGGCTGAGTTAAATACTTCAAAAATAAGTTCCGTTTCAAATAAAAGAGAATTTAAAAATTATGAAAACGGTCTTTATGCCTTAACCGTTTCGGCTGTAGACTCTTTTGGAAATATCGGAGCTCCTGCAGTAAAATATTTCGCATTAAACAAATACATTCCGTATACCTATGTTGGAGATGTAAATGCGGTGCAGGCTATGGATGGTTCTATTTCTCTTTCTTTGGTAGGTAAGGGATTTGCTTCAGGCGGCGAGGTAAGTTCTCTATATGTGGATGCTGACGGCGTTGCTCCTTATGACTTAACCATAGAAAAAAAAGACTTTTCAATTCTTAGCGATAAACTCATATCAAATATAAAAATAAACTATTTGGAACCCGGAAGATATTATGTAGGACTTATGCACTCAAACCGCGGAGTTTATTTTGCAAAGAAAACCATATCTTTTGATGATATAGGAAATATTAAATTAGGCGATTATGGAAATGCCTATAAATATAACTGGCTTCTTTCGGCTAGCGATTACGATTTCTCGGATTATTTTTTAATTATCTTTTTCGGTGTATTTATTTTACTCGTTATGATTTTTTCGATATCCGGAGTTATTCATTCCATAAAAGAAGCTATAAAAATAAAACAAGAAGTAACTGTCTTATTGAGCGGAGGTACTATGATATTTAAAAAAGAAAAGAAACTATCTGCATTAAAAGTTAGAGGCGGAGGTTTAAGAGTAAAGTTTATTTTATTTACAACGACTTTGGTAGTATCCGTTATTTTAACCTTGGCTCTTCCTTTGGGATTTAGGTTTTCTGAAACGCAGGAAAGATTATTGGCTGAAGGTTTGGCTTCAAACACCCAAGTTTTGCTTGAAAGTTTAACTTCCGGAGCTAAGGCCTATCTTCCTTCAAAAAATGTGTTGGAGTTAGGATTCTTACCATCTCAAGTTTCGGCTCTTAAAGAAGCTACCTTTGCAACGATAACCGGTATTCATATTGATAATAAAAAAATCGGACATAACTTTGTTTGGGCTTCCAATGATGAAAACATTCTTTCTAAAATAGATACTCCCGAATTGGTTGTAGGTCAATCCGAGTTGTCGCTTCTTCAGCTTGAAGATGTTTATAGAAACCTAGATCAAATTGATCAAGAAGCAAGAGCAAGTGTGGGTGAACTTGCCGATGAAATTCAAGCCTTGACAAATACGGCTGTAGGAATTGCTTTGAGCACAGATGCAAAATCAGTAGAGCGGCGAAATGAAATTCAGGCTGCTATCAATCAAATGGAAACAAAGCTTAATTCCGAATTGAACGGATTAAGTATAAAGGGAGCCGGATCTTATCCCGAATTTAACTCTAAAAAGCTTTCAAGAGATGTTACAAACTATCTTTTTTATAAACCTATTCTTTATCGGCAAACGGGAGACCGATCCAATTTTGTTCACGGTATGGTATATATTCAAGTTTCAACAAAGGGTTTGATTGAACAAATTGATGAAGCAACCTATGACCTTTATAAAATTATTTTTATTATTTCCTTAGGTGCTCTTGTTATAGGTATGGCCGGAGCTCTGATATTGGCTTCAATTATCACAGCCCCCATTAAGAAATTGGTTGAACATGTTGCTATGATTTCCGCTACCGAAGACAAGGAACTGCTTTCAGGTAAAGATGTTAAACTTAAAACAAAGGATGAAATCGGAGTTTTGGGTACAACAATAAATGCGATGACCAACGGTCTTGTTGAGGCTGCTGCCGCATCAAAGGATTTAACAATGGGTAAGGAAATTCAAAAAATGTTTTTGCCTCTTGATGTCGATTCGGCCGGAAGAAAACTTACCTGCGGAAAAACCGTAGACGATAATGTCGAATTTTTCGGTTACTATGAAGGAGCTCGCGGTGTATCGGGAGACTATTTCGATTATATAAAGCTTGATGACCGATATTATGCAATTATAAAGTGCGACGTTGCAGGTAAGGGAGTTCCTGCCGCTCTTATCATGGTTGAGGTCGCAACTCTTTTCTTGGACTACTTCAGAGATTGGAATTACAAAAAGAATGGACTAAAAATAGATCAGGTTGTAGCTCGAATAAACGATCTGATTGAATCGCGCGGTTTTAAGGGGCGATTTGCAGCCTTTACCCTTTGTATTATGGATTCGATAAGCGGCGATGTTCATTTTTGTAATGCAGGCGATAACGTTATAAATATTTATGATGCAGCTTCAAAGAAAATGAAAGAGGTAATTTTAACCGAAGTTTCCGCTGCAGGTGTTTTTCCGACATTTATGATAGATATGAAGGGCGGCTTTAAGGTTGAAACCGTAAAACTTAATCCTGGGGATGTTTTATTCCTTTACACTGACGGTATCGAAGAGGCCAAACGCTTATTTAGAAATTCGAAATTGCAGCCCGTACTGTGCGAAGAACCAGGACTCGAAAAAGATGATGAGCATGAAACTCATAGTGTCGGACAGGACGGAGAAGAGTTGGGTAAACCTAGGGTATGTGAGATCATCGAAAATATTTTTTCACGCGGTTCATTCAGCCTAAAAAAATGGCATAACCCTATCGAAAACGAACAGTTTGATTTTGATTTTTCAAATCTTGAAGGTTCGATTGAAGATGCCGTTTTAGGTCTTGTCTCTGTAGAAAAAATATTCCGCATGTATCAGGATCCTAAGGCGACGGAAACCGATATAGTGCAGGTAGATAAAAAAATCGACCTCTTTTTAAATAAGCACTTTAGACAATATCAAACTTATTGCGGAAGGCGTAAACCGAATGCTTCTTATAACGAATATCTTTATTACACAAATGTGCGTGAAGATCAGCAGTATGACGATTTGACTATTTTGGGAATCAAGAAAAAATAA
- a CDS encoding DUF2281 domain-containing protein: MSYSSLEKKMNNLTIEQQQSVFDYINFLLYKNNANKKKTVYRTPGGLKGSFYMSDDFDKTPECFEGYI; encoded by the coding sequence ATGTCTTACTCTTCTTTAGAAAAGAAAATGAATAATCTGACTATCGAACAACAACAATCTGTCTTTGATTATATTAATTTCTTGTTATATAAGAATAATGCTAATAAAAAGAAAACTGTCTATAGAACCCCGGGTGGTTTGAAAGGCTCTTTTTATATGTCGGATGATTTTGATAAAACGCCTGAATGTTTTGAAGGATATATTTAA
- a CDS encoding DNA topoisomerase IV subunit A, with amino-acid sequence MDYIESLFNKNFLEYASYVIRDRAIPDLEDGLKPVQRRILHSLFEMDDGKFHKVANVIGHCMKYHPHGDASIGNALVVLASKELFIDTQGNFGNIFTGDEASAPRYIECRVNEFAKTIFYNPHITDYTVSYDGRNKEPLAFRAKLPVVLAIGAEGIAVGMSTKILPHNILEIIEAEKAFLSGKSFALFPDFPTGGLIDVSEYEDGLGKVLVRAKLDTSDEKRIVIRELPFGSTTESMINSIETASKAGKVKISEISDYTGEKVEIELKLPRGVYSADVVDALYAFTECEQSIPCNLLVIKDNLPVQITVTDIIKYHAKQLVQILKDELEYEKAMLTDRLHLRTLERIFIEERIYKKIETMKTAEGVINAVIKGFVPFKKELIREVTEDDVDKLLKIPIRRISLYDINKNREEVREINNRLKEIAKLLKNLKGYAISVLDGIAAKLPAEEFKRKTEITGFTKVDVKEAVTRDTALRYDEETGYLGTSVTTGKEILRVSPYDRIFILRKSGVYTVMDVPDRVFVDTGMWYCGFAEKEELSKVLFTVIYRDSKTKYAYIKRARVEGYILNRDYLFAPDNTEVLFASTKPKFSFKLNYAPKPRVKKIEEEFKADSFAEKGLKAQGVRLSLREALSAEELTEKKSLIKKAQEKKTETSAKEKSSSASSSKKSETKTALKKDSSVKEKKETLKKPKAAKKKASDK; translated from the coding sequence ATGGATTATATTGAAAGTCTTTTTAATAAGAATTTTTTGGAATATGCAAGTTATGTTATCCGCGACAGGGCCATTCCCGACCTTGAGGACGGTTTAAAGCCCGTTCAAAGGAGAATTTTACATTCTCTTTTTGAGATGGATGACGGGAAGTTTCACAAGGTGGCAAACGTTATCGGTCACTGTATGAAGTACCACCCTCACGGTGATGCTTCCATAGGAAACGCCCTCGTGGTTCTTGCCTCAAAAGAACTTTTTATAGATACTCAAGGGAACTTCGGAAATATTTTTACAGGCGATGAGGCATCCGCTCCCCGATACATAGAGTGCCGCGTAAACGAATTTGCAAAGACCATCTTTTATAATCCCCATATAACCGATTATACCGTTTCTTATGACGGAAGAAACAAGGAGCCCTTAGCTTTTAGGGCCAAGCTCCCCGTAGTGCTTGCTATTGGGGCCGAGGGTATTGCCGTAGGTATGTCCACAAAGATTTTGCCCCACAACATCCTCGAAATAATAGAAGCAGAAAAAGCTTTTTTAAGCGGAAAATCCTTTGCTCTTTTCCCCGACTTTCCCACGGGAGGCTTGATCGATGTTTCGGAATACGAGGACGGCTTGGGCAAGGTATTGGTTAGGGCCAAGCTCGACACCTCCGACGAGAAAAGAATAGTAATAAGGGAACTTCCCTTCGGCAGCACTACCGAAAGCATGATTAACTCCATAGAGACTGCTTCAAAGGCCGGAAAGGTTAAGATTTCCGAAATAAGCGACTACACGGGCGAAAAGGTCGAGATTGAGTTAAAGCTCCCCAGAGGGGTTTACTCGGCCGATGTGGTCGATGCCCTCTATGCCTTTACCGAATGCGAGCAGTCGATTCCCTGCAACCTCTTGGTCATAAAGGACAACCTTCCGGTTCAAATTACCGTAACCGATATAATAAAATATCACGCCAAGCAGCTGGTTCAGATTTTAAAGGATGAGCTTGAATACGAAAAAGCCATGCTGACAGACCGCCTCCACCTCCGCACCCTTGAGCGCATTTTTATCGAAGAGCGCATATACAAAAAGATTGAAACGATGAAGACGGCCGAAGGAGTTATCAATGCGGTTATCAAGGGCTTTGTTCCCTTTAAAAAGGAATTAATCCGTGAGGTAACCGAAGATGATGTAGATAAATTGCTCAAAATCCCCATCCGCCGCATCTCTCTTTACGATATAAACAAAAACCGTGAAGAAGTTAGAGAAATAAATAACCGCTTAAAAGAAATAGCCAAACTATTGAAGAATTTAAAGGGCTATGCTATTTCGGTTTTGGACGGAATTGCGGCCAAGCTTCCGGCAGAGGAATTTAAACGCAAGACCGAAATTACGGGCTTTACAAAGGTTGACGTAAAAGAAGCCGTAACAAGGGATACCGCCCTCCGCTATGATGAAGAAACAGGCTATCTCGGTACCTCCGTTACCACAGGAAAAGAGATCTTGCGTGTCAGCCCCTATGACCGTATATTTATTTTGAGAAAGAGCGGGGTCTACACTGTAATGGATGTGCCCGACCGCGTCTTTGTCGATACGGGAATGTGGTACTGCGGTTTTGCCGAAAAAGAAGAACTTTCAAAGGTTCTTTTTACGGTAATTTACCGCGATTCCAAGACAAAGTACGCCTATATAAAAAGGGCGAGGGTAGAAGGCTACATCCTAAACAGGGACTATCTTTTTGCTCCCGATAATACCGAAGTTCTCTTTGCAAGCACCAAACCTAAATTTTCTTTTAAGCTCAACTATGCGCCGAAACCGCGCGTAAAAAAGATAGAAGAAGAATTTAAGGCCGACTCCTTTGCCGAGAAGGGCTTAAAAGCTCAAGGAGTGCGCCTTTCGTTACGCGAAGCTCTTTCTGCCGAAGAACTTACAGAAAAAAAATCCCTGATTAAAAAGGCCCAAGAGAAGAAGACAGAGACTTCTGCAAAAGAAAAGAGCAGCTCGGCTTCCTCATCGAAAAAGTCTGAAACAAAAACGGCCTTAAAAAAAGATTCTTCCGTAAAAGAGAAAAAAGAAACTTTAAAGAAACCTAAGGCAGCCAAGAAAAAAGCATCCGATAAATAA